In Periplaneta americana isolate PAMFEO1 chromosome 3, P.americana_PAMFEO1_priV1, whole genome shotgun sequence, the following are encoded in one genomic region:
- the LOC138696993 gene encoding probable pyruvate dehydrogenase E1 component subunit alpha, mitochondrial isoform X2: MYKQMHTIRRLETAAGNLYKEKIVRGFCHLYSGQEACAVGMKAAMRPQDSIISAYRVHGWTYLMGVEPLGVVAELTGRQSGCARGKGGSMHMYCKNFYGGNGIVGAQVPLGVGIAFAAKYSGSDGVCLALYGDGAANQGQIFEVYNMAKLWDIPCIFVCENNGYGMGTSSERGSASTLYYTRGDYIPGIWVDGMDVLAVREATQFSINHCISGKGPMVLETMTYRYSGHSMSDPGTSYRTREEVQEVRQTRDPITSFKEKILTTGLVTADELKKMENEIRVVVDEAVKKAKMDSEIGLDELTCDVYSAPLEPTIRGITPWTTLQHKSLGQAVNLH; encoded by the exons ATGTACAAACAGATGCACACGATCAGGAGGCTGGAGACAGCTGCTGGCAATCTATACAAGGAGAAGATCGTCAGGGGATTCTGCCATCTTTACTCAGGCCAG GAAGCGTGCGCCGTGGGGATGAAGGCAGCCATGCGTCCTCAGGACTCGATCATCTCAGCGTACCGAGTGCACGGCTGGACCTACCTCATGGGGGTGGAGCCCCTGGGAGTGGTCGCGGAGCTGACGGGGCGCCAGTCTGGCTGTGCACGGGGCAAAGGTGGCTCCATGCACATGTACTGCAAGAACTTCTACGGCGGCAACGGTATTGTGGGAGCACAG GTCCCTCTAGGAGTGGGGATAGCATTTGCAGCGAAATACTCCGGATCCGACGGCGTGTGTTTGGCACTTTATGGTGACGGTGCTGCCAACCAGGGTCAGATATTCGAAGTATATAACATGGCCAAGCTGTGGGACATCCCCTGCATCTTTGTTTGCGAGAACAATGGCTATGGAATGGGCACCAGTTCAGAGAGGGGGTCGGCCAGCACTTTGTATTACACGAGAGGCGACTACATTCCTGGGATCTGG GTGGATGGAATGGACGTGCTGGCGGTTCGAGAGGCTACACAGTTTTCCATCAACCATTGCATCTCCGGGAAGGGCCCCATGGTTCTGGAGACAATGACTTACCGTTACAGCGGACATTCCATGTCTGACCCCGGCACTAGTTACCGGACCAGGGAAGAAGTTCAAGAGGTCCGGCAGACGAGGGACCCCATCACGTCCTTCAAGGAGAAGATTCTTACGACAGGTCTTGTGACAGCTGATGAATTGAAG aaaatggaaaatgagatcAGAGTTGTAGTAGATGAAGCTGTTAAGAAGGCGAAGATGGACAGTGAGATCGGACTGGACGAGCTGACGTGTGACGTGTACTCTGCACCGCTGGAGCCCACAATCAGGGGCATAACCCCGTGGACCACGCTGCAGCACAAAAGTCTTGGGCAAGCTGTGAATCTCCATTAG
- the LOC138696993 gene encoding pyruvate dehydrogenase E1 component subunit alpha, mitochondrial-like isoform X1 encodes MFSTCIRSLCKHARRKPLSLVPCSNNYATEATFEIKPFRLHRLDSGPSNTVSVTRDDALHMYKQMHTIRRLETAAGNLYKEKIVRGFCHLYSGQEACAVGMKAAMRPQDSIISAYRVHGWTYLMGVEPLGVVAELTGRQSGCARGKGGSMHMYCKNFYGGNGIVGAQVPLGVGIAFAAKYSGSDGVCLALYGDGAANQGQIFEVYNMAKLWDIPCIFVCENNGYGMGTSSERGSASTLYYTRGDYIPGIWVDGMDVLAVREATQFSINHCISGKGPMVLETMTYRYSGHSMSDPGTSYRTREEVQEVRQTRDPITSFKEKILTTGLVTADELKKMENEIRVVVDEAVKKAKMDSEIGLDELTCDVYSAPLEPTIRGITPWTTLQHKSLGQAVNLH; translated from the exons ATGTTTTCAACTTGCATCAGATCGCTCTGTAAACATGCG AGACGAAAGCCATTGTCGCTGGTGCCCTGCAGTAACAACTATGCAACTGAAGCCACATTCgaaataaag CCATTCCGCTTGCACCGACTAGATTCGGGGCCTTCAAACACGGTGAGCGTGACGAGAGACGATGCCTTGCACATGTACAAACAGATGCACACGATCAGGAGGCTGGAGACAGCTGCTGGCAATCTATACAAGGAGAAGATCGTCAGGGGATTCTGCCATCTTTACTCAGGCCAG GAAGCGTGCGCCGTGGGGATGAAGGCAGCCATGCGTCCTCAGGACTCGATCATCTCAGCGTACCGAGTGCACGGCTGGACCTACCTCATGGGGGTGGAGCCCCTGGGAGTGGTCGCGGAGCTGACGGGGCGCCAGTCTGGCTGTGCACGGGGCAAAGGTGGCTCCATGCACATGTACTGCAAGAACTTCTACGGCGGCAACGGTATTGTGGGAGCACAG GTCCCTCTAGGAGTGGGGATAGCATTTGCAGCGAAATACTCCGGATCCGACGGCGTGTGTTTGGCACTTTATGGTGACGGTGCTGCCAACCAGGGTCAGATATTCGAAGTATATAACATGGCCAAGCTGTGGGACATCCCCTGCATCTTTGTTTGCGAGAACAATGGCTATGGAATGGGCACCAGTTCAGAGAGGGGGTCGGCCAGCACTTTGTATTACACGAGAGGCGACTACATTCCTGGGATCTGG GTGGATGGAATGGACGTGCTGGCGGTTCGAGAGGCTACACAGTTTTCCATCAACCATTGCATCTCCGGGAAGGGCCCCATGGTTCTGGAGACAATGACTTACCGTTACAGCGGACATTCCATGTCTGACCCCGGCACTAGTTACCGGACCAGGGAAGAAGTTCAAGAGGTCCGGCAGACGAGGGACCCCATCACGTCCTTCAAGGAGAAGATTCTTACGACAGGTCTTGTGACAGCTGATGAATTGAAG aaaatggaaaatgagatcAGAGTTGTAGTAGATGAAGCTGTTAAGAAGGCGAAGATGGACAGTGAGATCGGACTGGACGAGCTGACGTGTGACGTGTACTCTGCACCGCTGGAGCCCACAATCAGGGGCATAACCCCGTGGACCACGCTGCAGCACAAAAGTCTTGGGCAAGCTGTGAATCTCCATTAG